One Candidatus Cardinium hertigii DNA window includes the following coding sequences:
- the lepA gene encoding translation elongation factor 4: MKNIRNFCIIAHIDHGKSTLADRLLEWTGTIDPRDQKDQILDNMDLERERGITIKSHAIQMVYLYEEQNYLLNLIDTPGHVDFTYEVSRSIAACEGALLVVDASQGIEAQTISNLYLALAQDLTIIPVLNKIDLPGAMPEEVKDQIVELIGCAHDSIISVSAKQGIGIDALLQAVVTRIPSPQGNNQTPLQAMIFDSVYNTFRGVEVYLRIFNGMIKPGDLVKCISTDHTYKVEEVGILKLQQLPRPLLQAGDVGYMIAGIKNASEVKVGDTITHMDKTGQPLAAMLQGFVAVKPMVFAGIYPVDTSEYEALRDAMEKLKLNDAALVWEPETSIALGFGFRCGFLGMLHMEIIQERLEQEFNITIITTVPSVQFHVIDKKGQLLLVQSPADMPDPNDIGHIEEPVMRTQIITKSTFVGGIIKLCMDRRGVFNNQVYLTADRVELTFELPLVEIVFDFFDKLKTISRGYASLDYELCKFAAADLVKLDILLHNEKVDALSAIVHKSNAYERGKTLCRKLKDIIPRHMFEVSIQAAIGTKIMARETVKALRKNVIAKCYGGDISRKRKLLEKQKKGKKRMRQVGAVEIPQEAFMAVLSLD, translated from the coding sequence ATGAAAAACATTCGAAATTTTTGCATTATTGCCCATATTGATCATGGCAAGAGTACTTTAGCAGATCGTCTATTAGAATGGACTGGGACCATTGATCCACGTGATCAAAAAGATCAAATATTGGATAATATGGATTTAGAGCGGGAACGGGGTATTACCATTAAGAGCCATGCCATTCAGATGGTTTATCTATATGAGGAACAAAATTATCTACTCAATCTAATTGATACGCCTGGGCATGTAGATTTTACCTACGAAGTTTCACGTTCTATTGCAGCTTGTGAAGGGGCTTTGTTGGTAGTGGATGCTTCGCAAGGCATAGAGGCACAAACTATTTCGAATCTTTATTTAGCATTAGCCCAGGATCTTACCATTATTCCTGTGTTAAACAAGATTGATTTGCCTGGGGCTATGCCTGAAGAGGTAAAGGATCAAATAGTAGAACTAATAGGATGTGCACATGATAGTATTATTTCTGTTAGTGCTAAGCAGGGCATAGGGATTGATGCCTTACTGCAAGCAGTGGTAACCCGTATACCTTCTCCGCAAGGGAACAACCAAACGCCCTTACAGGCTATGATTTTTGATTCTGTATATAATACTTTTCGTGGGGTAGAGGTTTATTTGCGCATTTTTAATGGTATGATCAAGCCTGGAGATCTGGTTAAATGTATCAGCACAGACCATACTTATAAGGTAGAAGAAGTAGGAATTTTAAAATTACAGCAATTACCCAGACCGTTGCTACAGGCAGGCGATGTAGGCTATATGATAGCTGGGATAAAAAATGCCAGTGAGGTAAAGGTAGGTGATACCATTACACATATGGATAAAACGGGGCAGCCACTTGCTGCTATGCTACAAGGCTTTGTAGCGGTAAAGCCTATGGTATTTGCCGGTATTTATCCTGTAGATACAAGCGAATATGAAGCACTACGAGATGCTATGGAAAAGCTGAAGCTCAATGATGCTGCATTGGTTTGGGAACCAGAAACTTCTATTGCATTAGGGTTTGGTTTTAGGTGCGGATTTTTGGGGATGCTTCATATGGAGATTATTCAAGAGAGGCTTGAGCAAGAGTTTAATATTACCATTATTACCACAGTCCCTTCTGTACAATTTCATGTTATAGATAAAAAAGGGCAACTATTACTTGTGCAATCTCCTGCAGATATGCCAGATCCCAATGATATAGGGCATATTGAAGAGCCAGTAATGCGGACTCAAATTATTACCAAATCCACGTTTGTAGGAGGTATTATAAAACTTTGTATGGATAGAAGGGGTGTGTTTAATAATCAGGTTTACCTTACAGCAGATCGAGTGGAGCTTACCTTTGAGCTGCCTTTAGTGGAAATAGTATTTGATTTTTTTGATAAGCTTAAAACCATTTCACGGGGATATGCCTCATTAGATTATGAGTTATGTAAATTTGCTGCTGCAGATCTTGTGAAATTAGATATATTATTGCACAATGAAAAAGTAGATGCTTTGTCGGCTATTGTACATAAGTCGAATGCTTATGAGCGTGGGAAAACCTTATGCAGGAAACTTAAAGATATTATCCCTAGGCATATGTTTGAAGTTAGTATTCAAGCAGCTATTGGTACAAAAATAATGGCTAGGGAAACGGTAAAAGCATTGCGTAAAAATGTGATTGCTAAATGTTATGGGGGTGATATTTCACGAAAGCGAAAGCTTTTAGAAAAACAAAAAAAAGGAAAGAAAAGAATGCGCCAGGTGGGCGCTGTGGAGATTCCACAAGAGGCCTTTATGGCTGTACTTAGCTTAGATTAG
- the rplS gene encoding 50S ribosomal protein L19 produces the protein MHNLIRYVESVCCPQPAQSFPSFKAGDTLNVHVKIQEGNKVRIQQFQGVVIQRRNPNTSGETFTLRKVSKEIGVERIFPLNSPTIEKIELKRRGRVRRARIYYLRNKQGKAARIKELR, from the coding sequence ATGCATAACCTAATAAGATATGTTGAAAGCGTATGCTGTCCACAGCCTGCACAAAGCTTCCCTTCTTTTAAGGCAGGCGACACACTTAATGTGCATGTAAAAATACAGGAAGGCAACAAAGTTCGTATTCAACAATTTCAAGGGGTAGTTATCCAACGAAGGAACCCCAATACCAGTGGGGAAACTTTCACTTTACGAAAGGTCTCTAAAGAAATTGGTGTAGAACGTATTTTCCCATTGAACTCCCCTACTATTGAAAAAATAGAGTTAAAAAGAAGAGGCCGTGTACGCAGAGCAAGGATTTATTACCTTCGCAACAAGCAAGGCAAAGCAGCTCGTATTAAAGAACTAAGGTAA
- a CDS encoding zinc dependent phospholipase C family protein translates to MKKLCGLGILFLIAVSPTWAWGFFAHKQINRYAITTLPPAMFSFYKAHLVYLTEKAVNPDKRRYTIQEEASNHFIDLEYYVWAAKQKITFKQAVAQYGMAALIRHGQLPWAIVKTYTKLVKAFKDKDLPNILKYSADLGHYVADAHVPLHTTEQYDGQMTHQEGIHALWETQLPLLFFDTYTLWIGQAHDIQDPLLHIWTIIGASHALVPTVLAVERQLATRYPAWLKYSFQQEGSVLKKKYSIEFATLYHQSLQGQVEARLCQSVRAVGSFWFSAWLKAGAPTLEVPPAGIEPATY, encoded by the coding sequence TTGAAAAAGCTGTGTGGGTTAGGTATTCTTTTTCTTATAGCTGTTTCACCTACTTGGGCTTGGGGATTTTTTGCGCATAAGCAGATTAATCGTTATGCTATTACTACGTTGCCACCGGCTATGTTTTCGTTTTATAAAGCCCATTTAGTTTATTTAACGGAAAAGGCAGTTAACCCAGATAAGCGTAGGTATACCATACAAGAGGAGGCGAGCAATCACTTTATAGATCTTGAATATTATGTTTGGGCAGCCAAACAAAAGATAACCTTTAAGCAAGCTGTTGCACAATATGGTATGGCAGCATTAATACGGCATGGTCAACTCCCTTGGGCTATTGTAAAGACTTATACAAAGTTAGTGAAGGCTTTTAAGGACAAGGATTTGCCTAACATTTTGAAATATTCAGCAGATTTAGGTCATTACGTGGCAGATGCACATGTTCCTTTGCATACGACAGAACAGTATGATGGGCAGATGACCCATCAGGAAGGGATTCATGCTTTATGGGAAACACAACTTCCCCTTTTATTTTTTGATACCTATACCCTTTGGATAGGACAAGCGCATGATATACAGGATCCTTTGTTACATATTTGGACCATTATAGGAGCATCCCATGCTTTGGTTCCTACGGTATTGGCCGTGGAGCGACAGCTAGCTACCCGCTATCCTGCTTGGCTGAAATATAGTTTTCAACAAGAAGGCAGTGTGCTAAAAAAGAAATACTCGATTGAATTTGCTACGCTTTATCATCAGTCGCTGCAAGGACAAGTTGAGGCACGCTTATGTCAATCTGTTAGAGCGGTAGGTAGCTTTTGGTTTTCTGCTTGGCTTAAGGCAGGCGCGCCTACTTTGGAAGTGCCTCCTGCCGGAATCGAACCAGCAACCTACTGA
- the rpsT gene encoding 30S ribosomal protein S20, translating into MANHLSAKKRIRSNHAKYLRNRYQLKTCRTFMKKVKHLTDKTAALQLLPKVSSMLDKLAASNIIHKNKSAHSKAQLAKHINSLIAASS; encoded by the coding sequence ATGGCAAATCATCTATCAGCTAAAAAAAGAATTAGATCAAACCATGCAAAATACCTGCGCAACCGTTACCAGTTAAAAACATGTAGAACCTTTATGAAGAAGGTTAAGCATCTTACGGATAAGACAGCTGCGCTACAGTTATTGCCTAAGGTTTCTTCTATGTTGGATAAGCTTGCAGCAAGCAACATCATCCATAAAAACAAAAGTGCCCATAGTAAAGCTCAGCTTGCCAAACATATAAATAGCTTAATAGCAGCATCTTCATAA
- the radC gene encoding RadC family protein — METAWHMNISTTVSLRVQDWAMADRPREKLLQKGIASLTDAELLAVLIGSGTRHMNVILLAQHILKANGNSLHELAKRSVQELQRFKGIGEAKAITIVCAMELTRRRIPTTNHKKSIVSNSLQAYTLLQPDLTDKLAEECWILLLNRANYLIKKIKISSGGMNATIVDPKLIFKLVLEHQAASLILAHNHPSGNPMPSITDIQLTQRLLEAGKLLDVDIIDHIIFTDNTYFSLADQGMLKKFPLEKSPKRK; from the coding sequence ATGGAAACAGCATGGCATATGAACATCAGCACAACGGTTTCACTTAGAGTCCAAGATTGGGCCATGGCAGATCGACCAAGAGAAAAGCTACTGCAAAAGGGAATCGCCTCTTTAACCGATGCAGAGCTTCTAGCGGTGCTCATAGGGTCTGGTACACGCCATATGAATGTAATCTTATTGGCACAGCATATCCTTAAAGCCAATGGCAATAGTTTGCATGAGTTAGCCAAGCGTTCTGTACAGGAGCTTCAACGCTTTAAAGGCATCGGAGAAGCTAAAGCAATTACTATTGTTTGTGCCATGGAATTAACACGTAGACGTATTCCTACAACCAACCATAAAAAGAGCATTGTAAGCAATTCCCTACAAGCCTATACGCTGCTGCAACCAGATCTAACCGATAAACTTGCAGAAGAATGCTGGATTCTGCTGCTTAATAGAGCTAACTATCTGATCAAAAAAATCAAGATTAGCAGCGGTGGTATGAACGCAACAATAGTAGATCCTAAGCTTATCTTTAAGTTGGTATTGGAACATCAAGCGGCTTCCCTAATATTAGCACATAACCACCCCTCTGGGAATCCTATGCCCAGCATTACAGATATTCAATTAACCCAACGTCTTTTAGAAGCTGGTAAACTGCTAGATGTGGATATTATAGATCATATCATATTTACAGATAATACCTATTTTAGTCTTGCAGACCAGGGCATGCTAAAAAAATTTCCATTAGAAAAGAGCCCAAAAAGAAAATAA
- the rnhA gene encoding ribonuclease HI, whose protein sequence is MIHIYTDGSSRGNPGPGGYGVILKYGHYTKELSQGYRRTTNNRMELLGVIIGLEALKADGQEVTIYCDSKYVLQPVEKGWLQVWLKKDFKGKKNADLWKRFWLVYQKHRVRLCWLKGHSGHQENERCDTLALASSYQNLLIDAYYENRQ, encoded by the coding sequence ATGATTCATATTTATACGGATGGTTCTTCTAGGGGCAATCCAGGGCCTGGTGGGTATGGTGTTATCCTGAAATATGGCCATTATACAAAAGAATTATCGCAAGGATATAGAAGAACAACCAATAACCGCATGGAATTATTGGGCGTGATCATAGGATTAGAGGCTTTGAAAGCGGATGGACAAGAGGTGACCATCTATTGTGATTCTAAGTATGTGTTGCAACCAGTTGAAAAAGGATGGCTTCAAGTTTGGCTAAAAAAAGACTTTAAAGGGAAAAAAAACGCAGATTTATGGAAACGTTTTTGGTTGGTATATCAAAAACATCGTGTGCGTTTATGCTGGTTAAAGGGGCATTCAGGCCATCAAGAAAATGAGCGCTGTGACACGTTAGCTTTGGCTAGTAGTTACCAGAATCTCTTGATAGATGCCTATTATGAAAATAGGCAATGA
- a CDS encoding Ig-like domain-containing domain → MFRRLLLWCIIAWLMPLTACVEVKTPEGGPPDQTPPKLIRSFPGEGALNFKGPKLRFTFDKKIAVEHVYKNLIVMPTLDKPNNKPPYSYAVKGKTLELKLHAPLKADTTYAFHLHNVVKDRHEGTKPKPLHASVTFSTGAFIDSITAKGQVKALLTNKPVENVNVYFYNAERDPKEWQKGKKDPGYDKEKCIPDYYTETDKDGYFTLNHIRLGRYYLRAVTGSVNNYQIDCEKEKYGFLKDPIDLNNSQEAIVVPLIESDVRDLKHIRVVPQKGFCEIIFNKAITKYQLLPLQTMLVKKERPLYSLISEKSPETIIVFNTLHCLAGEPFPIKIVVEDALHTLLEEEISLYFKEGTLDKKDLFCSVAPRLLPSILPAFTESITFNKPIQTFDRTLVYFECKDQYKIPLKEEELVWNTDKSKLTIKKNFSEEEMLKCIVPTKETDNKSKIASRIVTLQLEAGSCIAFDHTKNKKISLEYPFRQAEETGTIAGSVTTAFPHFIIELVHSESGQVLDSIRDKKEYKFTLVPPGVYNVRVRVLNAGETEWSPGDIRKNIEPNPVTFYDSAITVIEKWDLQGIDLKC, encoded by the coding sequence ATGTTTAGGCGTTTGTTACTTTGGTGTATTATTGCTTGGTTAATGCCGCTTACAGCTTGTGTGGAGGTTAAAACACCAGAAGGAGGGCCGCCTGACCAAACGCCCCCTAAGCTTATTCGGTCTTTTCCAGGAGAAGGTGCTTTAAACTTTAAGGGTCCTAAGTTGCGCTTTACTTTTGATAAAAAGATTGCAGTAGAGCATGTATATAAGAATTTGATTGTGATGCCTACATTGGATAAGCCTAACAATAAGCCTCCTTATAGCTATGCTGTCAAGGGGAAGACCTTAGAACTTAAGCTTCATGCACCTTTAAAAGCAGATACAACGTATGCTTTTCATTTGCATAATGTAGTGAAAGATAGGCATGAAGGGACTAAACCCAAACCATTGCATGCATCCGTAACCTTTAGCACGGGTGCTTTTATAGATTCTATTACTGCTAAAGGGCAGGTTAAAGCATTATTAACGAATAAACCAGTAGAAAATGTAAATGTCTATTTCTATAATGCAGAACGAGATCCTAAGGAGTGGCAAAAAGGAAAGAAAGATCCAGGTTATGATAAAGAAAAGTGTATACCAGATTATTATACTGAAACAGATAAAGATGGCTACTTTACCCTTAACCATATACGTTTGGGTCGTTATTATTTACGTGCGGTTACAGGGTCGGTTAATAATTATCAAATAGATTGCGAAAAAGAAAAATATGGATTTTTGAAAGATCCAATTGATTTAAATAATTCACAGGAAGCTATTGTAGTTCCGCTTATAGAATCAGATGTGCGTGATTTGAAGCATATACGCGTTGTTCCACAAAAGGGATTTTGTGAAATAATTTTTAATAAAGCTATAACAAAGTACCAGCTTCTACCATTGCAAACCATGCTAGTTAAAAAGGAGCGTCCATTGTATAGCCTTATTTCAGAAAAATCACCTGAAACCATTATAGTATTTAATACGTTGCATTGCTTAGCAGGCGAACCTTTTCCTATTAAAATAGTTGTTGAAGATGCGTTACATACGCTATTAGAGGAGGAAATATCCCTCTATTTTAAGGAAGGTACCTTGGATAAAAAAGATTTATTCTGTAGTGTAGCGCCGCGCTTACTGCCTTCTATATTGCCTGCGTTTACAGAGTCGATTACCTTCAACAAGCCAATACAAACGTTTGATCGAACATTGGTTTATTTTGAATGTAAGGATCAGTATAAAATTCCACTTAAGGAGGAAGAGCTAGTGTGGAATACAGATAAAAGCAAGCTTACGATAAAGAAAAATTTCTCAGAAGAAGAAATGTTAAAATGTATCGTTCCTACTAAAGAAACGGACAATAAAAGTAAAATTGCATCAAGGATCGTTACACTTCAGTTGGAAGCGGGTAGTTGTATTGCATTTGATCATACCAAAAATAAAAAAATAAGTTTAGAATATCCATTTAGGCAAGCAGAAGAAACAGGTACGATTGCAGGTAGTGTAACTACTGCGTTCCCTCATTTTATTATTGAATTGGTCCATTCTGAGAGTGGTCAGGTTTTAGATTCTATTCGGGATAAGAAAGAATATAAATTTACCTTGGTACCGCCTGGTGTGTATAACGTACGTGTTCGGGTACTGAATGCAGGAGAAACGGAATGGTCCCCTGGTGATATTCGTAAAAATATTGAGCCTAATCCTGTGACTTTTTATGATTCAGCTATTACCGTTATAGAAAAATGGGACTTACAAGGTATTGATTTAAAATGCTAG
- a CDS encoding glycine--tRNA ligase translates to MSFVEDSLSANASHHMFKAVVSHAYAYGFIYPSSAIYEGLQATYDYGPYGTALKRNVQEFWWKSMTQLQENIVGIDAAIMMHPTTWKASGHLDGFTDPMVDNKDSQKRYRVDWLIEAHAAQLVSQGQPTQAKKLLEAMGNYLALGDLAGIDALMQEFAIVCPLAKTANWTAVRQFNLMFATQVGAQEDATTLYLRPETAQGIFVNFLNVQKSARMQIPFGIAQIGKAFRNEIVARQFIFRMREFEQMEMQFFVPPGTEQTWFDYWQARRKVWYNVLGISDDKLRFHPHQQLAHYATAAVDIEYAFPFGSKEVEGIHSRTDFDLRNHAHYARKKIEYFDPELNKSYIPYVIETSVGLDRLILMLLSNAFTQEKETTDGCKARTYLKFPPPLAPIKAAVLPLVKKDGLETKALKLWNHLKCDFAVGYEATQSIGRRYTRQDLIGTPYCITVDYQTLEDDTVTIRARDSREQHRMDAAAVADFLHNKTSIKSLLLQL, encoded by the coding sequence ATGTCCTTTGTAGAAGATAGCCTTTCAGCTAATGCATCCCATCATATGTTTAAAGCCGTTGTTTCCCATGCTTATGCCTACGGCTTTATCTATCCATCTAGTGCTATTTATGAAGGATTACAGGCTACTTATGATTATGGTCCCTATGGGACAGCCTTGAAGCGGAATGTTCAGGAATTCTGGTGGAAAAGTATGACCCAGTTGCAGGAAAATATAGTTGGCATTGATGCTGCTATTATGATGCATCCTACTACTTGGAAAGCTTCTGGTCATTTAGATGGATTCACGGACCCAATGGTTGATAACAAGGATTCCCAAAAACGCTACCGGGTAGATTGGTTGATAGAGGCGCATGCCGCTCAGCTGGTTAGTCAGGGTCAACCTACGCAAGCAAAGAAGCTGCTAGAAGCAATGGGAAATTACTTAGCATTAGGTGATTTAGCTGGCATAGATGCATTGATGCAAGAATTTGCAATTGTATGTCCGCTTGCAAAAACGGCCAATTGGACAGCCGTACGTCAATTTAATTTAATGTTTGCCACCCAGGTTGGGGCGCAAGAAGATGCTACAACGTTGTATTTACGGCCGGAAACAGCACAAGGAATCTTTGTTAATTTTTTGAATGTACAAAAATCAGCCCGTATGCAAATTCCTTTTGGCATTGCACAAATAGGGAAAGCTTTCCGGAATGAAATTGTAGCGCGTCAGTTTATTTTCCGCATGCGTGAATTTGAGCAAATGGAAATGCAATTTTTTGTTCCACCTGGAACAGAACAAACATGGTTTGATTATTGGCAAGCAAGACGGAAGGTTTGGTATAATGTCTTAGGTATCTCTGACGATAAATTGCGCTTTCACCCACATCAGCAACTAGCTCATTATGCAACCGCTGCGGTGGATATCGAATATGCCTTTCCATTTGGATCTAAGGAAGTAGAAGGGATCCATTCTAGAACAGATTTTGATCTAAGGAATCATGCCCATTATGCCAGAAAAAAGATAGAATATTTTGATCCTGAGCTAAATAAAAGTTATATACCTTATGTTATAGAAACATCAGTAGGTCTTGATCGACTGATATTAATGCTGTTAAGTAATGCTTTCACACAGGAAAAAGAGACAACAGATGGCTGTAAGGCAAGAACTTATTTAAAATTCCCACCTCCGTTAGCTCCTATTAAAGCAGCTGTCTTACCCTTAGTAAAGAAGGATGGCCTAGAAACGAAAGCTTTAAAATTATGGAATCACTTGAAATGTGACTTTGCAGTTGGATATGAAGCTACGCAATCCATTGGTAGGCGGTATACGAGGCAAGATCTTATCGGAACACCTTACTGTATTACAGTTGATTATCAAACGTTAGAAGATGATACCGTTACCATACGGGCAAGGGATTCTAGGGAACAGCATCGTATGGATGCTGCTGCGGTAGCTGATTTTTTGCACAATAAAACCAGTATTAAATCATTATTATTGCAGTTGTAA
- a CDS encoding ankyrin repeat domain-containing protein, which produces MLICSFNKQIEQTPSLHEAAYEGKLDCLTALIKGGADVNLKDKDGAAPLHLAAQEGKLDCLTALIKGGANVNQRDKDGRAPLDLAIQMKRLACIDRLQANGGE; this is translated from the coding sequence ATGCTTATTTGTAGCTTTAATAAGCAAATAGAACAAACTCCTTCTTTACATGAGGCAGCATATGAAGGCAAGCTAGATTGTCTCACGGCTTTAATTAAAGGAGGGGCTGATGTAAACCTAAAAGATAAAGATGGAGCGGCTCCTTTACATCTGGCAGCACAAGAAGGCAAACTAGATTGTCTCACGGCTTTAATTAAAGGAGGGGCCAATGTAAACCAGAGAGATAAGGATGGACGAGCTCCTTTAGATCTGGCAATACAAATGAAACGTTTAGCGTGTATTGATAGACTACAGGCTAATGGAGGAGAGTAG
- a CDS encoding phosphoenolpyruvate carboxykinase (ATP) encodes MPSRPVHYMDLSVSALIAHALQRGEGVLAANGALSVTTGKRSGRSPKDKFIVKTAEVADKIAWGPIHQAIEASVFQNLWERAMAYLATIDRFAAHLQLVTYFPYSLPITIISEYAWHTLFACQLFVRPQNKQLQDSNSMWTIVSLPGLLTDPDRDGVASDAALLIHLTARKVLLCGHRYAGEIKKAMFSVLSYLLPEQAVLPMHCAANVGEGGDVALFFGLSGTGKTALSSDATRYLIGDDEHGWSNQAVFNCEGGCYAKCFNLSLDQEPVIGQAIRYGSIMENVQLDPNTLEPNYGDATLTQNSRAAYPIDFVTQRLHAQWINRSPESIIFLTCDLYGVLPPVARLTEEQAAYYFLSGYTALVGSTEVGQKQRIQATFSSCFGAPFLIRPVETYLHLFRERLKESGATVYLVNTGWTAGSYGAGGYRFPIELTRTLIQAIVSGLLKEVTYDCLPGFNLAIPTALPAIDSAILDPRKNWQDKLLYQAKAKALITRFWENAARFHLEAAVQAAAPTLLH; translated from the coding sequence ATGCCATCTCGTCCCGTTCATTATATGGATCTTTCCGTTTCGGCACTTATTGCCCATGCTTTGCAGCGTGGAGAAGGCGTACTAGCTGCCAATGGTGCATTAAGCGTAACAACAGGTAAGCGTAGTGGACGTTCTCCTAAAGATAAATTTATTGTTAAGACGGCTGAGGTAGCGGATAAAATAGCATGGGGGCCTATCCATCAAGCTATAGAAGCAAGTGTTTTTCAAAACTTGTGGGAACGTGCAATGGCTTACCTTGCTACCATAGATCGTTTTGCAGCACATTTGCAGCTGGTTACATACTTTCCCTATAGTTTACCTATTACCATTATTAGTGAGTATGCGTGGCATACTTTATTTGCTTGTCAACTATTCGTTCGACCTCAAAATAAGCAGCTACAGGATAGTAATTCAATGTGGACTATTGTAAGTTTACCTGGGCTACTTACAGATCCAGATCGCGATGGGGTAGCCAGTGATGCGGCTTTGCTTATTCACTTGACGGCGCGTAAGGTATTGCTATGTGGGCACCGTTATGCTGGTGAAATCAAAAAAGCCATGTTTTCCGTATTAAGTTATCTATTACCCGAGCAAGCTGTTTTACCTATGCATTGTGCGGCTAATGTAGGGGAAGGGGGAGATGTAGCTTTGTTTTTTGGGTTATCTGGAACAGGGAAAACGGCTTTATCTTCGGATGCTACGCGTTATTTAATAGGAGATGATGAGCATGGATGGAGTAACCAAGCTGTATTTAATTGCGAAGGGGGCTGTTATGCTAAATGCTTTAATTTGTCTTTAGATCAGGAGCCTGTCATTGGGCAAGCCATTCGTTATGGCAGTATCATGGAAAATGTACAATTGGATCCCAATACTTTAGAACCTAATTATGGGGATGCTACATTAACCCAAAATAGCCGAGCAGCTTATCCAATTGATTTCGTTACGCAACGGCTGCATGCACAATGGATCAATCGTTCCCCAGAATCTATTATATTTTTGACTTGTGATCTTTATGGGGTATTACCGCCTGTAGCCCGTTTAACGGAAGAACAAGCAGCTTATTATTTTTTAAGCGGTTATACAGCCTTGGTAGGTAGTACAGAAGTAGGGCAAAAACAGCGCATTCAAGCTACTTTTAGTAGCTGTTTTGGCGCTCCTTTTTTGATTAGGCCTGTAGAAACATACCTCCATTTATTTAGGGAACGCCTAAAGGAAAGTGGTGCAACGGTTTATTTGGTTAATACAGGATGGACAGCTGGTAGCTATGGTGCAGGGGGATATCGATTCCCTATTGAACTTACGCGTACCCTTATCCAGGCTATTGTAAGTGGTCTACTAAAAGAAGTCACTTATGACTGCTTGCCAGGCTTTAACTTGGCTATCCCTACCGCTTTACCAGCCATTGATTCAGCTATATTGGATCCTAGAAAGAATTGGCAAGATAAGCTGCTTTATCAAGCTAAAGCCAAAGCGCTCATTACACGCTTTTGGGAAAATGCAGCACGCTTTCATCTTGAAGCTGCTGTACAAGCAGCAGCTCCTACTCTCCTCCATTAG